tttttttttggaattgATCGtaatgttaaataaaaaagtcaaaggaatttttaatatgtatacaacAGTTAACATTAGAACCAAAATATTGCCcattaaaattgttaaaagCATTATCATAACTGTATAGTACTTagagttttttaaaatttctgtatcaatatttttaaactcttgcacaaatattttatttaattgggatggaaatttattttatatctgAAAATTAAGTGGcattcttaatatatttttattgagcGATTATCAGGTAATTCAAatctttataatatttgatgctataagaattatattgTTCATTTAGTACAATTAAATATCCAACAGTATCTAGACttgatattataaattcGTTATTTCAACTACTGCTACATTTCTTTCCTGGATTTTTAGCACTTTACCCGTGTCATTTTGAACATCTGAAATAACATCTACAATTTCCTTTTAATGTTTAAGTTATAATATCAcagaattttaataaatataaaaaaaaaacgatattaattttataatatacttgTATGTTTTTGACTCTACTAACagaattcattttttaaaataaaattagtttgatattaacatacataatacagCAGATACTcattttattctatataaattaataactacttcattaaaaattaataatatatttataatgaaaattaattaacttcttaattaaatgtaaataaattttatgaataaatacattacctgcataacattattatatatagatgcttatttataaatttttcctattgttattttttttactcgtACGTTAACCTAAACAACagtagaaatattaatacgtaaataattataattatattctatTAATGTCTTggaatttttacaaaatttaatgttctttaaaataatataaattttaaagaatatgCATGTTATATGTATAGATAGATCATAAAATGATTATGGTGTTTTTATCAATGTTTAGACATCtaacatattataatttaaatgttaatatttattttgtcaataaagataaattatatggttttgtatgaaatttatttatggaattttaacattattaaaGGCAAATTTTGTTAAAGCTGCTTTACTTTAAGCTTATACTGAAACCTCCCTTTAGATAAATAATTgatttattaataacattgtaaatatttttgaaaacatgtaacttataaaatgaaaaaacataagttattcaaattttttaaaagatatatctGAAGAGAGATATCtaatatcaatatatttaatttatgcatatataaaaattggaaatcttgtaaataaatattataatgttttttaattatttttatattatcttaattaatgttaaaagatataatattttatgaaataatattcttttctatatataacattCGCACGTATGTACCACTTGTTTGTTCATATTCAggttattattaatatatatttaagaactTATAGTTCAAGTTTAATTTGTAGTGGTTAGTTATGTGTTGGATAACTAATTTGCGTATTAAGGAATTTTATAGAGGAAGagatacatttattatattattattgcaaTTGAATCAtagtttatttaataatattatatgaaaattatttaaatatttattataaaataaattggtAAACAATATAGTAAAGTTTATTTACTCTTAATGTAATTATACAGATACAATGGTAAAAACAGCGGCATtagaatttaatattttttatataaaaattattccaaaaatataattttaatgttaaaatttataatatatatatatcaattaaaacagtaatatttttctaaaaatatagCGCAAAGTATTCTCTATATTCTCTATATTAGgtatatattcaatatattaagaaatcaaatattatattctttattttatatttaaaataattattaaataattacctaatttaatgtattaaatagataatttatatatattgaatatttGTTATTGAATTCGAATGATATTATTCTAATTCAAATTACCTTTTTAATGCTAggattaaaataaaaactttatattatattttttaagttaatTTTCATCGCttcttttgtaaaaaataacagaatacatatatgctaTTCACTttttacgaaaaaataataataataataataacgaactaaataaataattataatatcctttttcaggaaatgaatattatattattgttaatttttttattaatatattgaaatattaaatatatataatgatccAAAAAAtgaatctattttttttgattgaAATTTCTACTTTTGTACTTTTATCTTTGATATGCTATTTTTACAAAGATGTggtataaaaatgttattacaaatttttattttttattcatattttttgagTTTACTTTATATCAATGCTTTTTTGTAGCATGAGATTATTTAATCTTATgtatgataaatatttactttacGTTTATAGAATATCTTTAGCAAATACTTGGATGAGAACTACAAACTAGACAGTAAATTAAATGGAACTTTTCGATTGCTGGCAAAATGTAAACGCGATAAGAATTTATGCATTGTAGAGTTAAAAAATGAGACGCcaaataatgaattaaacgaaaaaaaatatatatctaataataaaaaagtggCCACAGGAACAACAATGCAAGTAAATGAAAGTTCACTGAATAATGTTGGAAGAAATAAACAtgctaataaaaataaatgttatgtatttgaaacaaaaaaatattctcgtttagaaaaaaaaatattcaaagaacttgattatgaagattttcttaaaaataacagaACAATTAGTAATaagatttataaaaaaattatgcgtAAAAAACTGGCATCGCAACTTGCTCCaactttaatatttttcatattgttATCGTTGTCATTTGTATTAGATTACTGTGGTAGTTATGGCCTTGTATGGGGCTTAGTTGATATATTGAAGAGCTTTTTAAGTAATTGGACTAATGTTGTAAACAAATATCTTAAGGATACTTTCTTAAAATCGTTATTAGAGTATAAGTGTCAATCAACTGGTACTAGTGGTAAGTGTTGTTATACCATACCACTTCTTTTCAATCTATTTTACGTCATACCcttcattatatattgtatCATAATTATATCAAGAATCGTTTATTACcacaaaaaagttaaaaaatatgaaaaaattaagtaccgtaaaaggtaaaatgaataagagtatttatgtttctttctataaaaaatttttcgtcatgaaaagaaatatatattttctcaGTAATAgacttaataaatatacacacaatagcataatttttacatgttGAACAACGTATACGTAGTAAGTTTTATATACAGGTGTAATGTATATTGTTATTAgtcttattataaatttaaatgttttaatgtttttaaatgTGTATTATGAACTAATGTTCCCTCAtaactaaatattttttcttggtatatatatttgtgaatTTCATCTGGcttttaagtaaaatacatatttgtaggtattaattaatatataatactacaacttatataatttcaGTGGTTTCCCatgttaatttatatttaaggtACAAAGAAAATActgctttatatttttttatcattttgtagattaaaatgattatttgATTGCCTAATTAGAAAAATGTCTTTTCAGTTTACAATGAAGCaaagtttattttattctgtatatgtatatgttttttataaacataaaattggacttgatatgtattttagaaaattagttttttttaaaaatacattaccaaacatatatttacttaagatacattttaatataccttatacttttttcatggtaaaaatatgaaattgtaaatatataataaaataatttggtTTTTATATAGGGTTCTGAGATCAGTATGTAtggttaatattttaattttgctaCTATAgctattttaatttattaatttatatatattatcaaatTTACAACTAgttatgtttaaaaaaaaaaaaaataaataaactttAGACATTTGCAAAATtgagatatatatttttttatttatatacataaaaaaaaaaggtaataggaatgaaatatgaatttttaaaatacttttttaatctgtaataaatgtttttagtttaaatattataatttaaatatataaaataaagcacctttttttttactgaaattactctataaaaaatagattattaataatatgttgAATTTGTTGATTAACTAAatagtttatatatgttgtgttaaaaatatttccaaatgatattatatatattgattaGGAAAgaaatgttatattaatatttttatttttttttatcatgtatattttgaagcacaaaatgtttaaatatatattacatagtaaaaattaaaacaatgtttaaaaaagtataataaacaaaatagtgTTTCTGTATTTGTTAGAAACTTGAACAATATGCTGAGatattttttcctcattaaatttataattactataaaaaaattattatgaaaaataaaattgagtATCTccttattgtaaaaatattactatgtttttttttagtatgaAAACTTTAATGTTTCTATAAcgtgaaataattttaacgaTAAATATTGtttgtttaattattttgaatttaacATTACGCATAATCTGATAAATtccatatttaaattaataataaaaatgcagATTTATGGAAAAATTTAAGATAATACATGGCTATGCAgaatcattaaaattaatactcGTTCTGAAATTACTAATATGATTATTAGAACAGAATCTGAAATTTTTgcatgtaataaaaaaagagactgaatttttaaaatataatatgtataataatgtgTTCCTCGGATATCATAATAGTGGAATTCTATTAGAAACTTGAATAAAAGTAGGTTTAtgttcaattttatttattcttaagGTATTATAATGATACATGATATTACATTTAAGGAAGTAATTGTCGTATTTTTTACTTActataaagtaaataaaaacgaattatattaatatatatgcgatttgttacttttaaaatttactttagtgtaatttttataattgtataataaatttatatatgttttttatttatcatacaTAGATTTGCTTATTACTTCGgatgttatatgtataaaatatattagaggagaaaaggaaaattaagTATAATCCTTCGgaagaacatatatatgaattataaacTAAACATTGAGAGGTTTGCTATATAAATTAGAGATTGAGTAGAATAAATATCTCTtaactacatatataaataatttttttacaatgttACGTAGAATATATACCATACAAAAACAACCATACTAAAATTTTTGCAtatcattttaaatttttaattctgtTTATCGGCAACTAGataaatgataatgaaaccttaaagatataaataatatatatatattcttttaaatttttgaataatgtttttgttttttgaattttgtttttttatttgcacaTTAGTATTACTggtgttttttttaaagcttcTGTTTCTTCTCTTTTCACTTTAATACTACTTTAATAAACGcttctatatattaatgtgtaataaaatcattatttatttcacaatcttgtgttatatatttataccttaaaattatgtgatttttattctaaagaaaaattcatatatatataaattttttgctACTGATTCAAACAATAGTATTGTATTTATGTTAACTCTTTGTTTGAATAATTGCTGTGtagttttttcttaatttttatgcgcatgtatacatttctaattttttttatttatttattaaaaaatatcctCATATATGTAACTTTTGCACCACGgagtattatattttgtatggcaaataatataaactgtAATTTTTGTATCAAGGATCTCATTGTGGTTGATACCCTATACTATGAGAACttcctttaaattttttatctaatacattatatatatttggtaaggattctcttttttctttaagttcaactatttttttcataactAAGCTATTATATAAGCATGATTTCAATAAAGTAAACTATATGAAAcaaaacatgtatatatacctaaatatattaatgttttgTGCTTGTAAATTATTGTGAAAATGGGCATACTCATTGTGTTAGAATATTCACGTTAttaactataatttttttttcactttatataaaaaaaaataaagagaatgATGCTATTAATACGACCGATCTGGATAAACTGatagcaaatatatattttacttgcATAGGTGATAAATATGTGGTAAACCAGTGCAAGGAGTTACcatatgaattttattatcaaATGCTTCTTTACAATTAACTCCTCGCAAAAAGCATTTTAACTACTTTTTTGATGTTTTTCACAATTATTCTTGTAAAGGTTATAACATTTCTTAATATTACCACAAATTATATCACCAGAATCCTGTTTTGTAACATTAAATTTGCTAAAATCATCATAATAACCGTATATTTATTCAAGCTTTGTTAAAGATTCAGTatcaatttcttttattacttgtatgcatatattatctAATTTAGACGAAACATCTCTAAAGGGGCTAAACAAAATGTAGCtattgttctttttattttttttttctgaatttaTCAGGTAATTCAAGTATTTATGACGTTTGATATTATCCGAATAATATTTATCCTTAATTTCAATTAAATATCTACCAATCTGTtgatataatgtaataaaattagtattAGGAATAtctaaagaattatatttagtaTTAGAACAATATTGTTCAGGACTTATACTATCACTCTTAACATTTTAACTAACCCCCCTTATTCCGTTTTATATTGAAGATGTAATTAcatgaattattttaaaaaaataataaaattaaataaaaaatactgctaataataataatatatattcgtagaattttatttgaatgaataaaaatatatatttaatttatgtaacaacaaattaatgaaatattatgatatatataaatattataaaaaacaaataaatctTACGCTTCCCCTAAAATGATTGCGCcattgtatataaatatacgtgAATGAAACAGCAAAAGTTAAATTAACGTCATATTGATATTTACCTAAGTGAAAAAATGTTACgctttatgtttatatgtgaTGCATTCCTTTTTGTCATAtatagaatttaaaaaaacaattcataataaaatcaccactttaattttttgttaaaattaatataaggTTGTATAGTTTGTACAGTACAATATAAAAGCTTTTAATTGTAAACATGataatttgaaaaacataatttctttattgTATCTAGAATACAATTATAGTAATGAATATTCTTccgttttatttttattcgtgtgaaaattatataaatgtacttacattctatagaaaaaaataaattaactttAGTGTATTCTCATATAAATTGCCAATTATATTCGAGTATCTAattaaaaatctttttttaccttttaaaatactataaatagataaatattatttattttataggtatagaattttcccttttatttttattttagtgtTAGAATGGCACgtttcatattatttcagttaatattaaaaatatgtgataataatatataagctCTTTAAGAATCCGAATTTCGTGATTTTTAgtgaaattataatttttcataaatgaaaaataaattcaagtTAAATAGatttataatacattaaaataagtaCTATTTcgttaaattaaaaatatctcgcttaaaaataatattttaagtatgaatatattattctagagataaacattattatattatttaaagcaatctcttattttttttcatactaTTACACAAGAAGCTAAAGTTTCAGTTTAATCTTTATAACTTTTGATTTAGtatgatatatatgattatatttcaaatataacaattatataaacaaaaattacatattattaaaaggtggattaattaaaattataaattaaataaaaaaaaaaaaaaatttatgccTAAAGcttttagtaaaatatattagtgaattttatttatacatgtgactattaaaaaaatataaattaatatattaactaaaatttatatttacagaCAAAATATGACAAGcccaattaaaaaataaatttatggcttttgttctatttacccaatatagtaaaataattgataaaagaaatatcataaaatttttcaatttcacTTATTTCActgctattttatttatctctATTATGAGTCTTATATGTtgtactatatataaatgtatatttcaAAGATTTCagagaataataataaattattatttttttttttttacatatcatattattgtaaaatatcttaagattatatatttagtaaaatatataaatcgtatattattatattttaattgtactaatatatttaacatataattaaatatatttaaaaaaatatatataattacataaaaataaaaattgttttttttattagtacataaataaaatgatttcTCTTTTACTTTATGAACAAAGTAGtaattaatatagaaaagttattattataatggttaatataaatatttttttaaatttattttacgtaAGATATCCtctgttattttatttttatatttataacaatattatatCGTTTTTCAATACCCATATATGCGTTTCGTTTAATAAAATAGTCCTGTTGTCAAAATGCCTAATAAATTCCAAAGCATTACTGTTGTGCTTTTATGagattaatattaattcataACTACATTTGTAAGTTTATGTATGGCaatattctattattatttttaatattcaatataattttagtatAATCACTATAGATTCAATAGACTAAAgttatattaacaaatttattaagtaccatatcatatataaaaaataaaatataaaagaaaacataaatatttattattctggTAATGTATACTTtgtatgaat
This region of Plasmodium malariae genome assembly, contig: PmUG01_00_37, whole genome shotgun sequence genomic DNA includes:
- the PmUG01_00062700 gene encoding fam-l protein gives rise to the protein MIQKMNLFFLIEISTFVLLSLICYFYKDVNIFSKYLDENYKLDSKLNGTFRLLAKCKRDKNLCIVELKNETPNNELNEKKYISNNKKVATGTTMQVNESSLNNVGRNKHANKNKCYVFETKKYSRLEKKIFKELDYEDFLKNNRTISNKIYKKIMRKKLASQLAPTLIFFILLSLSFVLDYCGSYGLVWGLVDILKSFLSNWTNVVNKYLKDTFLKSLLEYKCQSTGTSGKCCYTIPLLFNLFYVIPFIIYCIIIISRIVYYHKKVKKYEKIKYRKR